From a single Wenzhouxiangella sp. XN24 genomic region:
- a CDS encoding cytochrome c: protein MRNLTGTLLAASALLLAAATVAPVTAAPPHPLAARGVTDLSSLQDGERIYAEACAACHGADGAGVRQEQLGFAVPPPDFTDCNFATREAQADWVAVAHDGGPVRAFARFMPAFGKALSEDQLRAVDGHIRTFCRDDAWPRGELNLPLPLYTTKAFPEDEMILQGTVAMEGPGSVALEAIFEKRIGARNQVEVAVPIAWRESVTTTGDGTGDWRSVLGDIVLGYKRVMYASLARGTIVSAAVEVVLPTGDEESGFSSNTVIVEPMLLVGQLFSRGLFMHGQAGLGLSLDAEEADDEAFWRMAAGKMITEGRWGRRWTPMVEVLGSRELVSGADTQWDAVPQVQVTLNRRQHVRLGLGARIPLNNTDERDIEARIYVLWDFFDGGLADGW, encoded by the coding sequence ATGCGCAATCTCACGGGAACTCTTCTTGCGGCTTCGGCCTTGTTGCTCGCGGCGGCAACTGTTGCGCCGGTGACCGCGGCCCCTCCCCACCCGCTCGCGGCCCGTGGCGTCACGGACCTGTCCTCGCTGCAGGATGGCGAACGCATCTATGCAGAGGCCTGCGCCGCCTGCCATGGCGCCGACGGCGCCGGGGTCCGACAGGAGCAACTCGGGTTCGCCGTGCCGCCGCCGGATTTCACGGACTGCAACTTCGCCACTCGTGAAGCGCAGGCCGACTGGGTTGCCGTGGCGCATGACGGCGGACCGGTCCGCGCCTTCGCCCGCTTCATGCCGGCCTTCGGCAAAGCACTGAGTGAAGACCAGCTGCGCGCCGTGGACGGCCATATCAGGACCTTCTGCCGCGACGATGCCTGGCCGCGGGGGGAACTCAATCTCCCGCTGCCGCTGTATACCACCAAGGCTTTCCCGGAGGATGAAATGATTCTCCAGGGCACCGTCGCCATGGAAGGCCCGGGCAGCGTCGCACTCGAAGCGATATTCGAGAAACGTATCGGGGCGCGAAACCAGGTGGAAGTGGCAGTGCCGATCGCCTGGCGCGAGTCCGTCACGACGACCGGTGACGGCACGGGCGACTGGCGTTCGGTACTCGGCGATATCGTGCTGGGATACAAGCGCGTGATGTATGCGAGCCTGGCTCGCGGCACCATCGTGAGCGCCGCGGTGGAAGTGGTGTTGCCGACGGGCGACGAAGAAAGCGGGTTTTCCAGCAATACCGTCATCGTCGAACCGATGCTCCTGGTGGGCCAGTTGTTCTCCCGAGGTCTCTTCATGCACGGGCAGGCGGGACTGGGACTGTCCCTCGATGCCGAGGAGGCGGATGACGAGGCGTTCTGGCGCATGGCCGCGGGGAAAATGATCACCGAGGGTCGGTGGGGCCGTCGCTGGACACCTATGGTCGAAGTGCTCGGCAGCCGGGAACTCGTTTCCGGCGCGGACACGCAATGGGACGCGGTACCGCAGGTCCAGGTAACGCTGAACCGCCGGCAGCACGTTCGCCTCGGCCTCGGCGCGCGGATCCCGCTCAACAACACCGACGAGCGCGATATCGAGGCGAGGATCTACGTCCTGTGGGATTTCTTCGACGGCGGCCTGGCTGACGGATGGTGA